The Bacillaceae bacterium IKA-2 DNA window AGTTTCTTCAAAAGGTATTCGGTCAGTCACTTTAATAATATGGTATCCGAATTGTGATTGAACAGGTTCACTAATTACATCAACTTCGAGAGAGAAAGCGGCTTGTTCAAATTCTGGAACCATTTGTCCCCTTTGAAATTCACCTAAGCTTCCGCCGTCAGCGCCAGATCCAGAGTCCAATGAATATTCTTGAGCAAGCTCGCTAAAATCTTCACCTTTATTTAGCTTGTCCATGACCTCTTGAACAGTTTCTATATCTTCAACTAAGATATGACTAGCTTGAAGTTTTTCTCCAGCATCATATTCCTGCTGAACTTCTGCTTCTGTCACATCGGCTCCTTCGGAAGCAATTTTTTGAATGATTAAATGCTGTTTTATTAAATTACGAAATTCATCCTCGGTACCAATACCTTCCGAAGCTAAAAACTGAGCATACTCATCTTCATCAGAAAGGCCATATGTTTCTTTTATATCATTAAGTTCTTCTGTAATCTCTGTCTCAGTAATGTTTAATTCTTGGGCGCGAACTTCAAAAATTGTCTGCTCAATTAATGAGGCAATCGCTACTTCACCATACTTTTCTTGTAGTTCCGCTTGTAATTGTGCTTCTGTAATGGCAACACCTTCAACTTCTGCAATAACACGACTTTCAGTATCTGCTTGGCCGCCATTACATGCTGATAATGCAATAAGGCTCGTCAAGGCTAATGCTGTTATTAATTTCTTCAATTTTTACAACTCCCCTTATTTTCTTGTAATTTACACAATCACTATAATAGCATAGAATAGTAAAAAAAGAAAAAACCCTCTTCTTCTTAAGTGAGGAGGATTTTTACATATGAAGATGTTAATAATATCGTCATCAGTATATTTATTGTCCGAAATACTTTTGGTTGTTTTTCATCGGGGATATCCTTTTGAATGCATA harbors:
- a CDS encoding peptidylprolyl isomerase, encoding MKKLITALALTSLIALSACNGGQADTESRVIAEVEGVAITEAQLQAELQEKYGEVAIASLIEQTIFEVRAQELNITETEITEELNDIKETYGLSDEDEYAQFLASEGIGTEDEFRNLIKQHLIIQKIASEGADVTEAEVQQEYDAGEKLQASHILVEDIETVQEVMDKLNKGEDFSELAQEYSLDSGSGADGGSLGEFQRGQMVPEFEQAAFSLEVDVISEPVQSQFGYHIIKVTDRIPFEETFEDVREELEELIGRRQSRPLDEVQRQLIDTATIDIKDDRYKHLINK